The Candidatus Synechococcus calcipolaris G9 nucleotide sequence CAGACCTAGAGGAACCGATTACCCTGTACCACCTAGGGGATCAGTGGTGGGATCTCTGCGCCGGCCCCCATGTGGAAAATACCGCAGAGCTTAACCCCAAGGCGATCGCCCTAGAGAGTGTGGCCGGAGCCTACTGGCGCGGCGATGAAACCAAGGCCCAACTGCAACGCATCTATGGAACAGCATGGGAAACTCCAGAGCAACTGGCGGAACACCAGCGGCGCAAAGCCGAGGCCCTGCGGCGAGATCATCGCAAACTGGGCAAGGAACTGGGGTTATTTGTCTTTGCGGATCCCGTCGGGCCCGGCTTACCCCTATGGACTCCCAAGGGCACGGTGTTGCGTTCCACCCTCGAGGACTTTCTCAAACAGGAGCAACTGAAGCGGGGCTATTTATCCGTAGTGACTCCCCACATTGCTCGGGTGGATTTATTTAAGACCTCGGGCCATTGGCAAAAGTACAAAGAGGATATGTTTCCGCTGATGGCGGAAGATGAGGCCGCCGCCAACCTAGAACAGGGGTTTGTCCTCAAGCCGATGAACTGTCCCTTTCACATTCAAATTTATAAAAGTGAATTGCGCTCCTATCGGGATTTACCCCTGCGGTTGGCGGAATTTGGGACGGTCTATCGCTATGAGCAATCGGGAGAATTGGGGGGTTTAACCCGGGTGCGCGGCTTTACGGTGGATGATTCCCACCTGTTTGTCACCCCCGATCAATTGGATCAGGAATTCCTGAACGTGGTGGATCTCATCCTGGAGGTATTTCGCGCTCTCCATTTGCATCGCTTCAAGGCCCGGCTCAGTTTTCGGGATCCAGACTCGGATAAATATATTGGTTCCGATGAAGCCTGGTCAAAGGCAGAAAATGCCATCCAGCGAGCGGTGGAATCCCTAGGAATGGATCATTTTCTCGGTCTGGGGGAAGCGGCCTTCTATGGACCCAAGCTGGACTTTATTTTTGAAGATGCCCTTGGTCGAGACTGGCAGTTGGGTACGGTGCAGGTGGACTACAATCTGCCGGAACGATTTGATCTCGAATACATTGGCGATGACAATGAACGCCATCGACCGGTGATGATCCATCGGGCCCCCTTTGGATCCCTAGAACGATTAATTGGCATTCTCATTGAGGAATATGCGGGGGATTTTCCCTTTTGGTTAGCACCAGAGCAGGTACGACTCTTACCCGTGGGGGATGTCCAGCGGCCCTATGCTGAGGAGGTGGCCCATAAACTCAGACAGGCCGGTATTCGCGTCAAGGTGGATACCAGTGGAGATCGCCTCGGCAAACAAATTCGCAATGGGGAGACCCAAAAAATTCCGGTCATGGCCATTATTGGGGCCAAGGAAGCGGAGGAACACACCCTGAGTATTCGCACCCGTACCGACGGAGATGTGGGAAGTATTAACCTAGGGCAGGCGATCGCCAGTCTCAAAACCGCCATGGAAAACCGCAGCCTAGGATTCACCTGGCAAGACTAGGGCATCGTAAATTTAACGCGAACTTGAATTGAAATTTCTTAGAATAACCCTTTGAGGACACCATGAATACGGCTGAGTTACTCGTCAAATGTCTAGAAAATGAGGGGGTAAAATACATCTTTGGCCTACCGGGGGAAGAGAACCTCGACGTTCTGCAAGCACTGCGCCATTCCTCCATCGAGTTTATTACCACCCGCCATGAACAGGGGGCTGCCTTTATGGCGGATGTTTATGGTCGGCTCACGGGCAAAGCAGGGGTGTGTCTATCCACCTTGGGGCCAGGGGCAACCAATTTAATGACCGGCGTGGCGGATGCCAACCTAGATGGGGCCCCCTTGGTGGCGATCACGGGCCAGGTGGGTACCGATCGCATGCACATTGAATCCCATCAATACCTGGACTTAGTGGCCATGTTCAGCCCCGTCACCAAATGGAATGTCCAGATTGTCCGCCCCAGTATTACCCCGGAAATTGTCCGCAAAGGCTTTAAGGTTGCCCAAACGGAAAAACCGGGAGCCGTCCATATTGATTTACCAGAAAATATCGCAGGCATGGAGGTTGAAGGCTCTCCCCTAGAGTCCGGCCTCGTAGAAAAAACCTATGCCTCCTTCCAAAGTATTCTTAAAGCCTCGGAAATAATTAACAAAGCAGAAAATCCCCTGATTCTAGTGGGCAATGGGGCCATTCGCGCCGAAGCTGACGCGGCCCTGACTCACTTTGCGGAAAAGCTGAATATTCCCGTTGTCAATACCTTTATGGGCAAAGGAGTAATCCCCTACCAACATTCCCTCGCCCTATGGACCGTGGGTTTACAGCAGCGGGACTATATTAGCTGCGGCTTTGATCACGCCGATTTGATTATCGCCATTGGCTACGATCTGATTGAGTATTCCCCCAAAAGCTGGAACCCGGAAGGGCGACTACCGATTATTCACATTGCCGCAACCCACGCCGAAATTGACAGTAGCTATATTCCAGCGGTGGAAGTCGTCGGGGAAATATCCGATTCCCTCTACGAAATTCTGAAGCGGGCCGATCGCCAAGGGAAACCGACCCCCTATGCCGTCCATTTGCGCCAGGATATTGTGGCGGACTACTCCCAATATGCCCAGGACGATGGCTTCCCAATCAAACCGCAAAAACTCATCTACGATCTCCGCCAAGTAATGGGGCCCGAGGATGTGGTGATTTCCGATGTGGGGGCCCATAAAATGTGGATTGCCCGCCACTACCACTGCGATCGCCCCAATACCTGTTTAATTTCCAATGGTTTTGCCGCCATGGGGATTGCAGTGCCCGGGGCCCTTGCCGCCAAACTAGTCTATCCCAATCGCCATGTGGTGGCCGTCACCGGGGATGGGGGCTTCATGATGAACTTCCAGGAACTAGAAACAGCCCTACGAATGAAAACTAACTTTACAACCATTATTTTTAACGATGGTGGCTACGGCCTGATTGAATGGAAACAGCACCGCTACTTTGGTGAGTCCGCCTACGTTCACTTTGGCAATCCCGATTTTGTTAAATTAGCCGAAAGTATGGGCCTGAAGGGCTATCGCATTGAATCCACCGCCGATTTTGTGCCCACCCTGAAAACGGCCCTAGAGCAAGATGTCCCCACCATTATTGATGTTCCCGTAGACTACAGCGAGAATCTACGGTTTAATCAGCGTTCTGGAGAATTACACTGTACAACCTAGATTAAAGGTTAATCCCGCTTCTGGCCCCCTGCAAAAATTACCCTGACCCATCAGTCACAACAATAAACTATGGCAAATAAATTACGTCACATTGAAGTCTTACCGGATTTAGAGACCCTCTGTCAGCGGGCCTTAGACATTACCCTAGAATGCTTAACCGCTGCCATCAATGAGCGAGATCAATTTACCATTGCCCTAGCGGGGGGGAGTACACCCACCGGCCTCTACGAAAAACTCAGCAAAGAAAGTTTACCCTGGGATAAATTTCAGGTGTTTTGGGGAGATGAGCGTTATGTCCCCCTAGCTCACCCGGACAGTAATGCCGGCAAGGCCAAGCAGGTCTGGTTGGATCTGGTTCCGATACCGAGTCAAAATATTCACATCACCCCCACCCACCTCAAGGAACCGGTCGCTGCTGCGGCAGCCTACGAAGAAACCCTTCAGCGGGTGTTTCAAACCCATGGGGGCGAGATTCCCCAGTTTGATCTCATTCTTTTGGGTATGGGCCCCGATGGCCACACCGCTTCCCTCTTTCCCCATACCCCAGCCCTTCAGGTGAGCGATCGCCTGGTAACGGTGGGAAAAAAAGACGATCAACCCCGGATTACGTTTACCGTTCCCCTGATAAATCACGCCAAAACGGTTCTTTTTCTAGTTTCAGGATCCAATAAACAACAGGCCCTCAGCCATGTTTTCAACCGCACCGGTGACCCCCAGACCTATCCAACCCGCCTCATTGAACCGGAACAATCCCTAATTTGGCTCCTCGATCAAGAAGCTGGCCTAGGTGTCACTCCCCCAGAATCCTAGGATTGGCCATAGATGTATAATTTGACCTAGATATTCTGGCAATTCCCTAGATACAATGAGGTATGTTATTTTTTATCCTACCCTTGGGCATTTTCCTAACTCTTGTGTAGGATAGGCATGGACACAGGTTTCCTAGGACTCCTATGATTATTTGTCCCAGTTGCCAGCATTCTAATCCCGATCATGCGGTTCAGTGTGAGGCCTGCTTTACAGCGTTACCAAGTATGAAAAATTGTCCCAACTGTGGTGCCATTGTTCAGGCTGATGCCAGCTTCTGCGGTCAGTGTGGCTTTAGCCTGCGCCAAACCATGGCGAATTCATCCCCCGCAGAGGCTCCCGATCCCTTACCCCTAAATTTGCACGAGGGCGGTATTGAAATTTCCAGCCCCCTAGACATTGATTCCCTAGAATTAGCCGCCGAAGAAGCCCGGGTTAGCACGCTTTCACCGCCGCCGATACCGCCACCACCACCGATTTTTACCCATTCCCCTACCCGGGTTCAAACCAGCAAGGCCCAACTTGTCCATGTGCAGACCCAAACCCCCATTTCGATTCCCGTGGGTAAAATTGTGATTCACGTGGGTAAGCCCAACGATCGCATCCCCCCAGATATTGATGTGGCCGGTTTCCCAAACTCAGAAATTGTGTCCCGCATCCATGCTGACATTCGTATCGAAGGTGATATCCATTATCTCGAAGATGTGGGCAGTGCCAACGGTACCTACGTCAACGGCCATCCCCTCTCCCCCGGCAATCGTCATCGTCTCAACAATGGCGATCGCTTTTCCCTCGGAAAAGGAGATTTAGTCACCTTTGTCTATGAAATACTTAATACTTAACACTTCATTAACTAACGCTGACGGTAAACGAACGTGATTACCCTGACCCTTTTGCATCCTGTCCAAGCAACACCCGTCCAAAGTTGGACCTTTGAAACTGACCCAGTCATTCGCATTGGCCGGGCAGTGGATAATCATGTGGTGCTCTACAGTGCGGTTGTTTCCCGTCACCATGTAGAACTGCGGCGCAGCGGGGTTCATTGGGATGTGGTCAATTTAGGCACAAACGGTACCTACCTAGATGGTAAGCGGGTTCAACAGGCTCCCCTCAGTGATGGCGGCATCTTACGCCTAGCTCGCTCCGGCCCCAATATCCAAATCCGTCTTGCGGCGGTTGATCAGCCTCCTCCGCCCAATGCACGGATGGAAACCATTCCTGAGCAGACCCCCGCAGACAATGCATCCAAGGCAACCCATATCGCCAGTGCCACAGATATTGAAGATGGCGACAAAGAAGAAGGTGCCAGTAGCCCCAGGGAAGTGAAATCCGCCGCCCAGGGGGATAAGGCAAGCAGTAGTGATGACGAAGAGGATGACGAAGTTGAGGCCTTTGCCCTCACGGGAGATCTCCCCCAGGAATTCCTAGGAAAAAATCGGGCCCCGCCGGATTCCAGTTGTACCCATAGTCGGGCTGAGACAGGGGACATCTTTTGCATTGAGTGTGGTTATCCCCTGCGGGTTTGGAAGCAGATTGGCTCCTACCACGCCATTAAGTCTATGGGACAAAATAATACATTTTTAGCCTGGCGTAACGGGATTAGCCTCGTTCTCAAAAGCCACGGTTTGATGCCCTCCCGCCGGGATGCCCGTCAATTTTGCCGTCAATTTCAGCAACTAAGTCAATTATCCCATGCCTGTTTACCCAAGATTTGGGAAGGGTTCATGGTGGGGAAGCAGCCCTACGTTGCCATGGAAATGGTTTATGGCCGCAATCTTAAAAAATTAGTCAGTGAAGAGGGCCCCCTGAGTATTAACCAAGTCGCCCGCTGGTTACTCCCGGTTTGCACTCTCCTGGAAAAATTACACCAGCAGAATCCACCCATTGTCCACCAGCATATTCGCCCCTCCAATTTAATTCATCCCTACGCTGAGCGGGCGGATACGGGGTTAGTGCTCGTCGGCTGGGGCAAGGCCATGGTCTTAACCTCGGAATCCGGGACATTTATTGGCACGGTTGGCTACACGGCTCCAGAGCAACAGGAAGGTCATCCCCAACCCACGTCGGATCTGTACGCCCTAGGGGCGACCTTAGTGTATCTTTTGACTGGATATGAACCTGAAACCTACTACCGTTGGGGAGCTAAGGAGTATCGTCTCTATGCTGAAGATATTCCCCATTTGGATCCGCGGATGGTTCATTTGATTAATACCCTCACCCATCCCAATCCCCAAGAGCGTCATTCCACGGCCCGGGTCGTCAAGGAAAAACTGGAGCGATTTTTAGCAACGGCGACATCGGTTCAAGGGTTATCGAGTCAATGACATCTAAATCCCTAAAACCGCTCATGTATTCCCGTCGCTGGCTACTGCAAGAGTGGTTGTCCGTACTGGCCCTATTGCTGTGGGCGGTCTTATTTTTGTCCTACTGGCTGGGCGATCGCCTGGCCCTGCTGATTCATCCCAATTATTTTCCCTTGGCGATCGCGGCGGGATTTTTACTGTTAATCTGTGGCCTGTGGCAAACGGTTCGCCTGTGGCGGCGGCAGGTGGTTCCCGTCCAACATGTTTCCCTACTCCCGCCCCTATTTACGACATCGGTTTTGCTTGGGGCCGCAGTGATTGGTCTATTAATTACGCCCCAACCCTTTAATAGCCAAACTGCCGAGCATCGGGGATTAAATGAAGGGTTAACGGTGACCCGTAATCGCCCCGAATCCTTCCGGGCATCCCAACGACCGGAGGATCGCTCCCTCATTGATTGGATCCGCACCCTAGATGTTTATCCTGAGCCGGATGCCTACAATGATTTACCTGCAAATATTGAAGGCTTTGCCGTTCACAGTAGCAACCTGCCGCCTAATTACTTTACCTTGACGCGGTTTGTCTTGACCTGTTGCGCGGCGGATGCCTATCCCGTGGGACTACCGGTGAAAATCGATGGCGATCGCTCCGCCTACACCAAGGATAAATGGTTCCGAGTCCAGGGACGAATGATGACGGAAACCTTGGCAGGACGACGACAAATGGTGCTGCGGGCAGAAACCATTACCCCCATTGATACGCCGTCCAATCCCTTTGCCTATTAATGACGATAGATTGGATAAGAGTGACCTTGGATAGCCCCACAAATTTCGCATTGTTATCAAGTAATAAAATTGCAAATGTTTTGTACTACGCAAAAATTTTCAATCTAAAAAAAACAAACTTGATCATGACTCCATTAGACGTTAATGATTTAATTAAAAC carries:
- a CDS encoding protein kinase domain-containing protein yields the protein MITLTLLHPVQATPVQSWTFETDPVIRIGRAVDNHVVLYSAVVSRHHVELRRSGVHWDVVNLGTNGTYLDGKRVQQAPLSDGGILRLARSGPNIQIRLAAVDQPPPPNARMETIPEQTPADNASKATHIASATDIEDGDKEEGASSPREVKSAAQGDKASSSDDEEDDEVEAFALTGDLPQEFLGKNRAPPDSSCTHSRAETGDIFCIECGYPLRVWKQIGSYHAIKSMGQNNTFLAWRNGISLVLKSHGLMPSRRDARQFCRQFQQLSQLSHACLPKIWEGFMVGKQPYVAMEMVYGRNLKKLVSEEGPLSINQVARWLLPVCTLLEKLHQQNPPIVHQHIRPSNLIHPYAERADTGLVLVGWGKAMVLTSESGTFIGTVGYTAPEQQEGHPQPTSDLYALGATLVYLLTGYEPETYYRWGAKEYRLYAEDIPHLDPRMVHLINTLTHPNPQERHSTARVVKEKLERFLATATSVQGLSSQ
- a CDS encoding acetolactate synthase large subunit; this encodes MNTAELLVKCLENEGVKYIFGLPGEENLDVLQALRHSSIEFITTRHEQGAAFMADVYGRLTGKAGVCLSTLGPGATNLMTGVADANLDGAPLVAITGQVGTDRMHIESHQYLDLVAMFSPVTKWNVQIVRPSITPEIVRKGFKVAQTEKPGAVHIDLPENIAGMEVEGSPLESGLVEKTYASFQSILKASEIINKAENPLILVGNGAIRAEADAALTHFAEKLNIPVVNTFMGKGVIPYQHSLALWTVGLQQRDYISCGFDHADLIIAIGYDLIEYSPKSWNPEGRLPIIHIAATHAEIDSSYIPAVEVVGEISDSLYEILKRADRQGKPTPYAVHLRQDIVADYSQYAQDDGFPIKPQKLIYDLRQVMGPEDVVISDVGAHKMWIARHYHCDRPNTCLISNGFAAMGIAVPGALAAKLVYPNRHVVAVTGDGGFMMNFQELETALRMKTNFTTIIFNDGGYGLIEWKQHRYFGESAYVHFGNPDFVKLAESMGLKGYRIESTADFVPTLKTALEQDVPTIIDVPVDYSENLRFNQRSGELHCTT
- a CDS encoding FHA domain-containing protein, producing MIICPSCQHSNPDHAVQCEACFTALPSMKNCPNCGAIVQADASFCGQCGFSLRQTMANSSPAEAPDPLPLNLHEGGIEISSPLDIDSLELAAEEARVSTLSPPPIPPPPPIFTHSPTRVQTSKAQLVHVQTQTPISIPVGKIVIHVGKPNDRIPPDIDVAGFPNSEIVSRIHADIRIEGDIHYLEDVGSANGTYVNGHPLSPGNRHRLNNGDRFSLGKGDLVTFVYEILNT
- the thrS gene encoding threonine--tRNA ligase, with protein sequence MSSVSVQDHSPQSAPIALPRTSESETLKRIRHTTSHVLAMAVQKLFPKAQVTIGPWIESGFYYDFDHPEPFSEKDLKRIEKEMVKIIKRKLPVIREEVSREDAIARIEALGEPYKLEILADLEEPITLYHLGDQWWDLCAGPHVENTAELNPKAIALESVAGAYWRGDETKAQLQRIYGTAWETPEQLAEHQRRKAEALRRDHRKLGKELGLFVFADPVGPGLPLWTPKGTVLRSTLEDFLKQEQLKRGYLSVVTPHIARVDLFKTSGHWQKYKEDMFPLMAEDEAAANLEQGFVLKPMNCPFHIQIYKSELRSYRDLPLRLAEFGTVYRYEQSGELGGLTRVRGFTVDDSHLFVTPDQLDQEFLNVVDLILEVFRALHLHRFKARLSFRDPDSDKYIGSDEAWSKAENAIQRAVESLGMDHFLGLGEAAFYGPKLDFIFEDALGRDWQLGTVQVDYNLPERFDLEYIGDDNERHRPVMIHRAPFGSLERLIGILIEEYAGDFPFWLAPEQVRLLPVGDVQRPYAEEVAHKLRQAGIRVKVDTSGDRLGKQIRNGETQKIPVMAIIGAKEAEEHTLSIRTRTDGDVGSINLGQAIASLKTAMENRSLGFTWQD
- a CDS encoding TIGR03943 family putative permease subunit encodes the protein MTSKSLKPLMYSRRWLLQEWLSVLALLLWAVLFLSYWLGDRLALLIHPNYFPLAIAAGFLLLICGLWQTVRLWRRQVVPVQHVSLLPPLFTTSVLLGAAVIGLLITPQPFNSQTAEHRGLNEGLTVTRNRPESFRASQRPEDRSLIDWIRTLDVYPEPDAYNDLPANIEGFAVHSSNLPPNYFTLTRFVLTCCAADAYPVGLPVKIDGDRSAYTKDKWFRVQGRMMTETLAGRRQMVLRAETITPIDTPSNPFAY
- the pgl gene encoding 6-phosphogluconolactonase yields the protein MANKLRHIEVLPDLETLCQRALDITLECLTAAINERDQFTIALAGGSTPTGLYEKLSKESLPWDKFQVFWGDERYVPLAHPDSNAGKAKQVWLDLVPIPSQNIHITPTHLKEPVAAAAAYEETLQRVFQTHGGEIPQFDLILLGMGPDGHTASLFPHTPALQVSDRLVTVGKKDDQPRITFTVPLINHAKTVLFLVSGSNKQQALSHVFNRTGDPQTYPTRLIEPEQSLIWLLDQEAGLGVTPPES